One window from the genome of Chaetodon trifascialis isolate fChaTrf1 chromosome 20, fChaTrf1.hap1, whole genome shotgun sequence encodes:
- the rad23b gene encoding UV excision repair protein RAD23 homolog B, whose protein sequence is MQITLKTLQQQTFKIDIDEEETVKTLKEKIEEEKGKDHFSVSGLKLIYAGKILNDDTALKEYKINEKNFVVVMVTKAKTASAAPQPSPATSAPSTTAPAAAAPASSSSSDNATEHVSTDDKPLERPSPTAEPATTPVGSSEASTNTNLIDEAVSTLVTGPSYDAMVNEMMLMGYDREQVVAALRASFNNPDRAVEYLLTGIPGRDQSHATGPDAVAPPASGALTPAAAASGISIPASTGSSPSAGGGNPLSFLRNQPQFQVMRQLIQQNAALLPALLQEIGRENPELLQEISNHQEQFIQMLNEPNPEAVPGSGGGGGAGGAGGMAGDTPGGSHMSYIQVTPQEKEAIERLKALGFPEGLVIQAYFACEKNENLAANFLLQQNFDDD, encoded by the exons ATGCAGATAACTCTGAAAACCTTGCAGCAGCAGACGTTTAAAATCGACATCGACGAAGAGGAGACG GTGAAGACATTAAAAGAGAAGattgaagaggagaaaggaaaggacCATTTTTCAGTTTCTGGACTGAAACTAATATATGCTG GTAAAATCCTCAACGATGACACGGCCCTCAAAGAATACAAAATCAATGAGAAGAACTTTGTGGTCGTCATGGTGACAAAG GCTAAAACAGCCTCAGCAGCCCCGCAGCCCTCACCTGCCACCTCAGCCCCCAGCACGACAGCCCCCGCCGCAGCAGCTCCTGCCTCGTCGTCCAGCTCAGACAACGCCACTGAGCATGTCTCCACAGACGACAAACCACTGGAGAGACCGTCTCCGACTGCTGAGCCAGCCACCACCCCTGTCGG AAGCTCCGAGGcttcaacaaacacaaacctaaTTGATGAGGCTGTTTCAACTCTAG tGACAGGCCCATCGTATGATGCCATGGTGAACGAGATGATGCTCATGGGCTACGACAGGGAGCAGGTGGTCGCAGCCCTGAGAGCGAGCTTCAACAACCCAGACAGAGCCGTGGAGTACCTGCTCACA GGTATTCCGGGCAGAGATCAGAGCCATGCCACAGGACCTGATGCAGTGGCGCCTCCAGCGAGTGGAGCTCTCACTCCTGCTGCAGCCGCGAGCGGTATTAGCATCCCCGCCAGCACTGGCTCTTCACCGAGTGCCGGGGGAG GCAACCCCTTGAGCTTCCTACGAAATCAGCCCCAGTTCCAGGTGATGCGACAGCTGATCCAGCAGAACGCCGCCCTGCTTCCTGCCTTGCTGCAGGAGATCGGCAGGGAAAACCCCGAGCTGCTGCAG GAGATTAGCAACCACCAAGAGCAGTTCATCCAGATGCTGAATGAACCCAATCCAGAGGCCGTGCCAGGAAGTGGAGGCGGAGGCGGAGCCGGAGGAGCCGGAGGGATGGCAGGTGACACGCCCGGCGGGAGTCACATGAGCTACATCCAGGTCACGCCGCAGGAGAAAGAGGCCATTGAGCGG CTAAAAGCCTTAGGATTTCCAGAGGGACTTGTTATACAAGCCTACTTTGCTTGTGAGAAGAACGAGAACTTGGCCGCCAACTTCCTTTTACAACAGAACTTTGACGATGATTAA